GGCACAGGTGGTCGGCGGCGCGCGTGAAGCTGCGATGCCGCGCGACGGTTTCGAAAATCTGCAGCGCATTGAGCGGCGGGAGACGTCGCATCGGGATAGTCCAGTCCGGGATCAGGAAAAGTCATTGCCCGGGCGTGCGGCATGGCGTGCCGTCGCGCCCTTGAGCCCACAGGATACGCGATCAGAATGTTCCGCAGGCGTTGCGCGCGGACAAACGCACATGCATTCCGCTCATGACCTGCACGTCGATTCAGGCCTGGGCGCCCCCGCTTGCACCGACTCAGGGCACATCCCGCCGGACACCGCACCAGAACCGAGCTTTCCTCATACCTCCTTCAAGCCCGCCGACGTCAATCGATCATGGACGTTAACCCCGATACGCCACTGGCTTGGTCTTCCCACGGATCGCAGCAAAGCTGCTGCTAGCGTCGCACGACAGCCGACCCATGAGATTCCGTCATGCGCGCCATGCGCATATTTCGTTTGTTGGAGGATTTTGGCAAACCTAGAGTGCATCAACACGCAGCGCACCCGGCATTGCGTGAAACCGGGTAAGACCGGCAGCGCAAATGGGCGATGCAGCGGCAGCGGTCAGAGCGAATATCACCAGGCAACAGGCGTTCAACACAGGAGACCGCCATGCAAGAGATCAAACGGGGTAGAAGGCAGGCCATCAAGACGATCGGCGCGGCACTCGCGGCGTCCACCTTGCCGATGCCGTTCATCAATCTGCGGGCGCAGGAGCACAACTTCTCCGGCAAGACACTGCGCCTCCTGACCTGGTCGGACGACACCGGCGCCGCCGCCCTGCGCAACATCGCCGCCACGTTCACGGCGAAGACCGGCGCGAAGGTCGTCGCCGATCGCGCCGACGGCACCTCCGGCATGGTCGCCAAGGTCAAGGCCGCGGGCGATCGTCCCACTTACGACGTCATCACGCTGGCCGGCGTCGGCGCGGCGGGTCTGGGCGACGCCGGCCTGCTGATGAAGCCCGATCTCGACAAGCTGCCGAACCTGAAGGAGGTCGCGCCGCAATACCGCACGGGCGCGAACGGCTTCGGCGTGGGTTATCTGCTGTGGTCGGACGGTTTGATCTACAACACGTCGACGGTCAAAACGGCGCCGTCTTCGTACGAAGCACTATGGGACCCGAAGTACGCCGGACGCCTGTTCCTGCCGCCGCCCGAATGGGCCGAAGCGGTGGACCTCGCGATCATCGCCGCAAAAATGAGCGGCGGTTCGCAACAGAACATCGAGCCGGGCTTCAAGAAGCTGATGCAGTTGAAGGACCACGTGATGACGCTCGGCGAGAATCCGAATCAGGTAGCCGATCTGTTCCGCACCGGCTCGCTCGATATTGGCGGCATCTATTCGCCGGCCTTTTTCCCGGACCAGATCCGCAAGCCCGAGTACAAGATGGGCGTGACCTACGGCATGAAGGAAGGTTTCGCCACGCAACTGATGTTCACGGTGATCCCGAAGTCGCATCCGGGCGACAGCGATCTGATCCACGCCTTCATCAACCATTCGCTCGACGCCGGCGTGCAAGGCCGCATGGCTGCCGACGTGCTGAACGGCCCGGTCAATTCGAAAGCGGTGATTCCGGCCGAAAGCCGGGCGTTCGTGCCGAGTCCGCAGCAGATCGCCGAGAAGGCGATCCTGCATGACGACAAGGCGCTCGCCGTCGTGCAGCCGGCGTGGATCAAGCGCTACACCGATATTTTCTCGGCATGACCACGATGCTCGCGCGCTTTTCGCGGCGTGCCCCGTCTGCGTCGGGCGCGGCGACGGACGATGCGCCGGGCGCGGCTGCCGGTTCGCCCGGCGCCGCATCCCGCGCACCGGACGAGCAGGCGTCCACGGCGCTCGCGAAAGCGCGCCCCTGGCTTCTGCTCGCGCCGATCCTGTTATTTCTCGCCATCCTCGGCGCGGCCGCGCTCGTCGTGCTGCGCATGAGCTTCGGCACGCAAGGCAACGAATGGCGCGGCTTCACGCTGCAGAACTATGCCGATCTCCTCGACGGCTATTTCCTGAAGTCGTTGTGGCTCACATTGAAGCTCGCGTTCCAGAGCATGGTCTGCGCCGTGCTGCTGGCGATTCCCGTCGCGTTGGCGATGGCGCGCACGCAGTCGCGGCTCGCGCGGCGGTTGTTGCTCGCGGGCGTGCTGCTGCCCTTGCTCGTCAATCTGCTGCTGCAAGGTTATGGCTGGCTGATCATTCTCGGCCCAGCGGGCCTGCTCAATCACGCGCTGCTCGGCAGCGGCCTCGTCGAGCGTCCGGTGATGTGGCTGTATCGCGAACACGGCGTGTTGCTCGGTTTGATTCAGACGGCGTTTCCACTGGCCGTGCTGCCTTTGTCGAGCGCGATGCGCGCGGTCTCGAGCTCGTATGAAGAAGCCGCGGCCACGCTCGGCGCGACACGCTGGCAAACGCTGCGCCATGTGCTGCTGCCGCTCGCCATGCCGGGTCTCGTGTCCGGCGCCCTGCTCGTGTTCGCGTACAACGCCAGCGCCTTCGCCGTACCCTTGCTGCTCGGCGGACGCCGCGTG
This genomic stretch from Paraburkholderia caffeinilytica harbors:
- a CDS encoding ABC transporter substrate-binding protein, producing the protein MQEIKRGRRQAIKTIGAALAASTLPMPFINLRAQEHNFSGKTLRLLTWSDDTGAAALRNIAATFTAKTGAKVVADRADGTSGMVAKVKAAGDRPTYDVITLAGVGAAGLGDAGLLMKPDLDKLPNLKEVAPQYRTGANGFGVGYLLWSDGLIYNTSTVKTAPSSYEALWDPKYAGRLFLPPPEWAEAVDLAIIAAKMSGGSQQNIEPGFKKLMQLKDHVMTLGENPNQVADLFRTGSLDIGGIYSPAFFPDQIRKPEYKMGVTYGMKEGFATQLMFTVIPKSHPGDSDLIHAFINHSLDAGVQGRMAADVLNGPVNSKAVIPAESRAFVPSPQQIAEKAILHDDKALAVVQPAWIKRYTDIFSA
- a CDS encoding ABC transporter permease, with protein sequence MTTMLARFSRRAPSASGAATDDAPGAAAGSPGAASRAPDEQASTALAKARPWLLLAPILLFLAILGAAALVVLRMSFGTQGNEWRGFTLQNYADLLDGYFLKSLWLTLKLAFQSMVCAVLLAIPVALAMARTQSRLARRLLLAGVLLPLLVNLLLQGYGWLIILGPAGLLNHALLGSGLVERPVMWLYREHGVLLGLIQTAFPLAVLPLSSAMRAVSSSYEEAAATLGATRWQTLRHVLLPLAMPGLVSGALLVFAYNASAFAVPLLLGGRRVPMLAVLVHDQVAPLLNWPAASASGVVLMIATLTVMALSQRLVRRTQRLAEEPHA